Proteins from a single region of Acidovorax sp. NCPPB 3576:
- a CDS encoding LPS-assembly protein LptD, whose product MDIPSLPDPFRPTPPFLPARRGAAARRPSAPAFERRAVARLIAWMLCGAPLAALAQSEAEPGAPAVPEAAPALRASPLLQEKIPEAVRPQLPIFVKGDSVTGQPDINAIVEGNAELRRGDTIIHADRLEYVVPDDLAKARGQVRINRAGNVYEGSELELRVDAFSGYFDAANYRFLMNGAHGEASRVDFIDRDRSVVHNATYTTCQKNDEATWQPDWVLRARSIRIDNEEQVGTADGAVLEFKGLPILPIPHITFPLSDRRKSGLLPPTVAIDNVSGVEYAQPYYWNIAPNRDATITPTVMSKRGVNLGGEFRYLEPTYRGELRGDYMPADKLRDRDRWGYGLKHSGTFDTPLGGLNLNMDVSRVSDDNYWRDFTRNVTGLTQLTQRLLPGDATLSWGRDDMSLSLRTLKWQTLQDVSAPIVPPYDRMPQLRWGYNPTMLPYGFDASVEADYTSFHADRALTGQPNAQRSYAMAQISRPFLAPAGFITPRVQLHATQYQFDSPLANGQRSAQRTLPTFSLDSGLVFERDARYFGRNFLQTLEPRAFYTYTPYRDQSLLPVYDTAANDFNFATIYTENGYGGNDRLADNNLLTLGVTTRLLDPDNGAEAARFGIAQRVRFSDQKVVLPGESAVNERLSDVLLGAGLNWTQQWGFDSTVQYNPKTGRSIRSTVGARYNPSNYRVISAAYRLQRGTSEQIDVGWQWPINDLWGDKGQDLGPGRGQGAGRWYTVGRLNYSMQDRKLVDTVVGFEYDSCCWVGRVVLERLQSSVTTANTRLLFQIEFVGFSRLSLGSNPLTSLKQNIPRYQYLREQTSTPSRFTNYD is encoded by the coding sequence ATGGACATCCCTTCCTTGCCCGATCCGTTCCGACCGACGCCCCCCTTCCTGCCCGCCCGCCGCGGCGCTGCGGCCCGCCGTCCCTCGGCGCCTGCGTTCGAGCGCCGCGCGGTGGCCCGCCTGATCGCCTGGATGCTGTGCGGCGCGCCCCTGGCAGCGCTCGCCCAGTCGGAGGCCGAGCCCGGCGCACCCGCCGTGCCCGAGGCAGCGCCCGCCCTGCGCGCCAGCCCCCTGCTGCAGGAAAAGATCCCCGAGGCCGTTCGCCCGCAATTGCCGATCTTCGTGAAAGGCGATAGCGTGACCGGCCAGCCGGACATCAACGCCATCGTCGAAGGCAATGCCGAACTGCGCCGCGGCGACACCATCATCCACGCCGACCGGCTGGAATACGTGGTGCCCGACGACCTCGCCAAGGCGCGCGGCCAGGTGCGCATCAACCGCGCGGGCAACGTGTACGAGGGCTCGGAGCTGGAGCTTCGAGTGGACGCCTTCTCGGGCTACTTCGATGCGGCCAACTACCGCTTCCTGATGAACGGCGCCCACGGCGAGGCCAGCCGCGTGGACTTCATCGACCGCGACCGCTCGGTGGTTCACAACGCCACCTACACGACCTGCCAGAAGAACGACGAAGCCACCTGGCAGCCCGACTGGGTGCTGCGCGCGCGGTCGATCCGCATCGACAACGAAGAGCAGGTGGGCACGGCCGACGGCGCGGTGCTGGAGTTCAAGGGCCTGCCCATCCTGCCCATCCCGCACATCACGTTCCCGCTGTCCGACCGCCGCAAGTCGGGACTGCTGCCGCCCACCGTGGCCATCGACAACGTGAGCGGCGTCGAATACGCGCAGCCCTACTACTGGAACATCGCACCCAACCGTGACGCCACGATCACGCCCACCGTCATGTCCAAGCGCGGCGTGAACCTGGGCGGCGAATTCCGCTACCTGGAGCCCACCTACCGGGGCGAGCTGCGCGGCGACTACATGCCGGCCGACAAGCTGCGCGACCGCGACCGCTGGGGCTACGGCCTCAAGCACAGCGGCACGTTCGACACGCCGCTGGGCGGGCTGAACCTCAACATGGACGTGAGCCGGGTCAGCGACGACAACTACTGGCGCGACTTCACGCGCAACGTGACCGGCCTCACCCAGCTCACGCAGCGGCTGCTGCCCGGCGACGCCACGCTGTCCTGGGGCAGGGACGACATGTCGCTGAGCCTTCGCACCCTCAAGTGGCAAACGCTGCAGGACGTGAGCGCGCCCATCGTGCCGCCCTACGACCGCATGCCGCAACTGCGCTGGGGCTACAACCCCACCATGCTGCCCTACGGGTTCGATGCCAGCGTCGAGGCCGACTACACGAGCTTTCACGCCGACCGGGCCCTCACCGGCCAGCCCAATGCCCAGCGCAGCTATGCCATGGCGCAGATCAGCCGGCCGTTCCTCGCGCCGGCCGGCTTCATCACGCCGCGCGTGCAGCTGCACGCCACGCAATACCAGTTCGACAGCCCGCTGGCCAACGGCCAGCGCAGCGCGCAGCGCACGCTGCCCACGTTCAGCCTGGACAGCGGCCTGGTGTTCGAGCGCGATGCGCGCTACTTCGGCCGCAATTTCCTGCAGACGCTGGAGCCGCGCGCCTTCTACACCTACACGCCCTACCGCGACCAGAGCCTGCTGCCGGTGTACGACACGGCGGCGAACGACTTCAACTTCGCCACCATCTACACCGAGAACGGCTATGGCGGCAACGACCGGCTGGCCGACAACAACCTGCTCACCCTGGGCGTGACGACACGGCTGCTGGACCCGGACAACGGCGCCGAGGCCGCCCGCTTCGGCATCGCCCAGCGGGTGCGGTTTTCCGACCAGAAGGTCGTGCTGCCCGGCGAATCCGCCGTCAACGAGCGGCTGTCGGACGTACTGCTGGGCGCGGGCCTGAACTGGACGCAGCAGTGGGGCTTCGACTCCACGGTGCAATACAACCCCAAGACGGGCCGCTCGATCCGCTCCACCGTGGGCGCGCGCTACAACCCCAGCAACTACCGCGTCATCAGCGCCGCCTACCGCCTGCAGCGCGGCACCAGCGAGCAGATTGACGTCGGCTGGCAGTGGCCCATCAACGACCTGTGGGGCGACAAGGGCCAGGACCTCGGCCCGGGCCGCGGGCAGGGCGCCGGCCGCTGGTACACCGTGGGCCGCCTGAACTACAGCATGCAGGACCGCAAGCTGGTGGACACCGTGGTGGGCTTCGAATACGACAGTTGCTGCTGGGTCGGCCGCGTGGTGCTGGAACGCCTGCAAAGCAGCGTGACCACCGCCAACACCCGGCTGCTGTTCCAGATCGAGTTCGTGGGCTTTTCCCGCCTGTCCCTCGGCTCCAATCCCCTCACCAGCCTGAAGCAGAACATTCCGCGCTACCAGTACCTGCGCGAGCAGACCAGCACGCCCAGCCGCTTCACCAATTACGACTAA
- a CDS encoding aminoglycoside phosphotransferase family protein, with the protein MSHPPSPIVADPAPAGAAAAAAFPAVAWPADARRTAFEAWLAPLAAMHGLQPASLRPASADASFRRYLRIDAADGTPRIVMDAPPDKEDCRPFAHVQRLMADAGLRVPQVLAWDEPHGFMLLSDLGAQTVIERLDPAAPEAAHAWYVQASDVLLQWQQASRPGVLPPYDEALLRRELALFPDWYLARHRGVALTEAQQGVLAKTFDVLVANNLEAPSVFVHRDFMMRNLMAPPAGGPLGVLDFQDAVYGPITYDIASLLRDAFISWEEDFVIDITVRYWEKARKSGLVGAASASGWGADFGEFYRAVEWMGLQRHLKVAGIFARITLRDGKPRYLADTPRFIGYIRSTASRYRELKPLLRLVDEIEGTQDATGFAFGRV; encoded by the coding sequence ATGAGCCACCCTCCTTCCCCCATCGTGGCCGATCCGGCCCCGGCCGGCGCCGCTGCTGCCGCCGCCTTTCCCGCCGTCGCCTGGCCCGCCGACGCCCGCCGCACCGCGTTCGAGGCCTGGCTCGCGCCGCTGGCCGCCATGCACGGGCTGCAGCCCGCCAGCCTGCGCCCCGCCTCGGCGGACGCGAGCTTTCGGCGCTACCTGCGCATCGACGCCGCCGACGGCACCCCCCGCATCGTGATGGACGCCCCGCCGGACAAGGAGGACTGCCGCCCCTTCGCCCACGTGCAGCGCCTGATGGCCGACGCCGGCCTGCGCGTGCCCCAGGTGCTGGCCTGGGACGAACCCCACGGCTTCATGCTGCTGTCCGACCTGGGCGCGCAGACCGTCATCGAGCGGCTCGACCCCGCCGCGCCCGAGGCGGCGCACGCCTGGTACGTGCAGGCCAGCGACGTGCTGCTGCAGTGGCAGCAGGCCTCGCGCCCCGGCGTGCTGCCGCCCTACGACGAGGCCCTGCTGCGGCGCGAGCTGGCCCTGTTCCCCGACTGGTATCTGGCGCGCCACCGCGGCGTGGCGCTGACCGAGGCGCAGCAGGGCGTGCTCGCCAAGACCTTCGATGTGCTGGTCGCCAACAATCTGGAAGCCCCCAGCGTGTTCGTGCACCGCGACTTCATGATGCGCAACCTGATGGCGCCCCCGGCGGGCGGGCCGCTGGGCGTGCTGGATTTTCAGGACGCCGTGTATGGGCCCATCACCTACGACATCGCCAGCCTGCTGCGCGATGCGTTCATCAGCTGGGAAGAGGATTTCGTCATCGACATTACCGTGCGTTACTGGGAAAAGGCGCGAAAGTCGGGATTGGTCGGTGCGGCGAGCGCCAGCGGCTGGGGCGCGGACTTCGGCGAGTTCTACCGCGCGGTCGAATGGATGGGCCTGCAGCGGCACCTGAAGGTGGCCGGCATCTTCGCGCGGATCACGCTGCGCGACGGCAAGCCCAGGTACCTGGCGGACACGCCGCGTTTCATCGGCTACATCCGCTCGACAGCCAGCCGCTACCGCGAACTCAAGCCGCTGCTGCGGCTGGTGGACGAGATCGAAGGCACGCAGGACGCCACCGGCTTCGCTTTCGGAAGAGTTTGA
- a CDS encoding 16S rRNA (uracil(1498)-N(3))-methyltransferase, with translation MPRFHCPLPLAGGAALALPPSAARHVQVLRLQPGDAITLFDGRGGEYAATITRMGRSDVDVQVGAHDPVEREAARAVHLVVGMPANERMDWLVEKAAELGAASIQPVAAARSVLKLSGERAQKRQAHWQAIAVAACEQCGRNRVPEVHAPLALADWLRAQAADAHAAEGGLVRLVLSLQGGSRPLREAVGSAGRVQVLHGPEGGLTAQEEDLALAHGFAPASLGARVLRAETASVAALAQLAFE, from the coding sequence ATGCCCCGTTTCCATTGCCCCTTGCCCCTGGCGGGCGGCGCCGCGCTGGCGCTGCCGCCCTCGGCCGCGCGCCACGTGCAGGTGCTGCGCCTGCAGCCCGGCGACGCGATCACGCTGTTCGACGGGCGCGGGGGCGAATACGCCGCCACCATCACCCGCATGGGCCGCTCCGATGTCGATGTGCAGGTCGGCGCGCACGACCCCGTGGAGCGCGAGGCCGCGCGCGCCGTGCACCTGGTGGTGGGCATGCCGGCCAACGAGCGCATGGACTGGCTCGTGGAGAAAGCCGCCGAACTGGGCGCGGCCAGCATCCAGCCCGTGGCCGCTGCGCGCAGCGTGCTGAAGCTGTCGGGCGAGCGCGCGCAAAAGCGCCAGGCCCACTGGCAGGCGATCGCCGTGGCGGCCTGCGAGCAGTGCGGGCGCAACCGGGTGCCCGAGGTGCATGCCCCGCTGGCCCTGGCCGACTGGCTGCGCGCGCAGGCGGCCGACGCCCACGCGGCGGAGGGCGGCCTGGTGCGCCTCGTGCTGTCGCTGCAGGGTGGCTCCCGCCCGCTGCGCGAGGCGGTCGGCAGCGCCGGCCGCGTGCAGGTGCTGCACGGCCCCGAAGGGGGCTTGACCGCGCAGGAGGAAGACCTGGCGCTGGCCCATGGCTTCGCGCCGGCCAGCCTGGGCGCGCGCGTGCTGCGGGCCGAGACCGCTTCGGTCGCCGCGCTGGCGCAACTGGCCTTCGAATGA
- a CDS encoding ATP-binding protein has protein sequence MFHLQTLELVHWDYCQRVALPLDASIITIAGPNGSGKTTLLDAMRTLLGLRCSAPRDYRTYARHAGAQTAWLRAVVDNRAQGRQTSSRPFARRLLYSDQVTLACRIDRNGGDWQRRYCLLDGDVSIEQLRDTPEKDLGFMGVEAWGRVLGAAGLSPAIARVLSLEQGQTDRLCEFSPRELLRLVFDVFGDQQVLDAYDQAREHQQQLVREMAQAERELDHGRAQLAELQNRVASYQSWQMKVAERERLATEVLPVLAWHGEREHLTKQARELRRQKTQHRSALADQAVQNKRLLTLIEESARAQSDATRLLAERDEARAALDDATRHESPLEQLAKREQELLALVDKGSNADELQAHLARLQAEEAQAQDERSALQQRRKLAQEALKALEGQHLPPLPHEVQQFRKRLVAQGIGHQFVAEVVEVADEEWRAAIEGVLRGHRWVVLLDKEADLAEAYEIGERERYRHYLVGPGEKALKGDPGTLLSHVRFTAPVPRWLVQQMQQLRCVADPREGKRLGGTWITPQAYMHDGRGARSMWVEPREHQFGAAAVHARRNAAERDAAQIDAQLAPVLDRVLALKRQITDTRRALEGHSAAEELARRSDEFAQAREVLPTAKQARIAAAQRWQRLDTEATRAHDRHRAFADEHQRLEQQLQRARSDSDRAAHEWTARRRSHVATTAQSQRQRHGFPPRWIAPATREALVDEYVNDTQARLRLQAVEQELEHNTWEQDATVEERHRRMETTVREQTLSLSDHQAKNAQAGTAVHNARESYIEVLRSTVRRYRKNIQELGALAGVEVAADLPLLENDDTVLAQAGLKVHFAFDGKGSIGMNDGEASGGQQVIKSLILLVGLLKDEESGSGGFVFIDEPFAHLDVRNIQLVGHFLRSTQAQYVLTTPITHNLEVFEPAEITLVTSKKPQGSRWAPPIAVAKRRGVPVLEPVPA, from the coding sequence ATGTTCCACCTGCAAACCCTCGAACTCGTCCACTGGGACTACTGCCAGCGCGTGGCCCTGCCGCTCGATGCGTCCATCATCACCATCGCCGGGCCCAACGGATCGGGCAAGACCACGCTGCTCGATGCCATGCGCACCCTGCTGGGCCTGCGCTGCTCGGCCCCGCGCGACTACCGCACCTATGCGCGACATGCCGGTGCGCAGACCGCCTGGCTGCGCGCCGTGGTGGACAACCGGGCCCAGGGCCGCCAGACCTCCAGCCGGCCGTTCGCGCGGCGCCTGCTGTACAGCGACCAGGTCACGCTGGCCTGCCGCATCGACCGCAACGGCGGCGACTGGCAGCGCCGCTACTGCCTGCTCGACGGCGACGTCAGCATCGAACAGCTGCGCGACACGCCCGAGAAGGACCTCGGGTTCATGGGCGTGGAGGCCTGGGGCCGCGTACTGGGCGCGGCGGGCCTGTCGCCCGCCATCGCCCGCGTGCTCTCGCTGGAGCAGGGCCAGACCGACCGCCTGTGCGAATTCAGCCCGCGCGAGCTGCTGCGCCTGGTGTTCGACGTGTTCGGCGACCAGCAGGTGCTCGATGCCTATGACCAGGCGCGCGAGCACCAGCAGCAGCTCGTGCGCGAAATGGCCCAGGCCGAGCGCGAGCTGGACCACGGCCGCGCGCAGCTGGCCGAGCTGCAAAACCGCGTGGCCAGCTACCAGAGCTGGCAAATGAAGGTCGCCGAGCGCGAGCGCCTGGCGACCGAAGTGCTGCCCGTGCTGGCCTGGCACGGCGAGCGCGAACATTTGACCAAACAGGCCCGCGAACTGCGCCGCCAAAAGACCCAGCACCGCAGCGCCCTGGCCGACCAGGCGGTGCAGAATAAGCGCCTGCTCACGCTGATCGAGGAAAGCGCCCGCGCCCAGTCCGACGCCACCCGGCTGCTGGCCGAGCGCGACGAGGCCCGCGCCGCGCTGGACGACGCCACTCGCCACGAATCGCCGCTGGAGCAGCTCGCCAAGCGCGAACAGGAGCTGCTGGCGCTGGTGGACAAGGGCAGCAACGCCGACGAACTGCAGGCGCACCTGGCGCGGCTGCAGGCCGAAGAGGCCCAGGCGCAGGACGAGCGCTCCGCCCTGCAGCAGCGGCGCAAGCTCGCGCAGGAGGCCCTCAAGGCCCTGGAAGGCCAGCACCTGCCCCCGCTGCCGCACGAGGTGCAGCAGTTCCGCAAGCGCCTGGTGGCCCAGGGCATCGGCCACCAGTTCGTGGCCGAGGTGGTCGAGGTGGCCGACGAGGAATGGCGCGCCGCCATCGAAGGCGTGCTGCGCGGCCACCGCTGGGTGGTGCTGCTGGACAAGGAGGCCGACCTGGCCGAGGCCTACGAGATCGGCGAGCGCGAGCGCTACCGCCACTACCTCGTCGGCCCGGGCGAGAAGGCCCTCAAGGGCGATCCCGGCACGCTGCTGTCCCATGTGCGCTTCACCGCGCCCGTGCCGCGCTGGCTGGTGCAGCAGATGCAGCAACTGCGCTGCGTGGCCGATCCGCGCGAGGGCAAGCGCCTGGGCGGCACCTGGATCACGCCGCAGGCCTACATGCACGACGGGCGCGGCGCCCGGTCTATGTGGGTGGAGCCGCGCGAGCACCAGTTCGGCGCCGCCGCCGTGCACGCCCGCCGCAACGCCGCCGAGCGCGACGCGGCCCAGATCGATGCGCAGCTCGCGCCCGTGCTGGACCGCGTGCTGGCCTTGAAGCGCCAGATCACCGACACGCGCCGCGCGCTCGAAGGCCACAGCGCCGCCGAAGAGCTGGCGCGCCGCAGCGACGAGTTCGCCCAGGCGCGCGAGGTGCTGCCCACCGCCAAGCAGGCGCGCATCGCCGCCGCCCAGCGCTGGCAGCGCCTGGACACCGAGGCCACCCGTGCCCACGACCGCCACCGCGCCTTCGCCGACGAACACCAGCGCCTGGAGCAGCAGCTCCAGCGCGCCCGCAGCGACAGCGACCGCGCCGCCCACGAATGGACCGCCCGCCGCCGCAGCCATGTGGCCACCACCGCGCAAAGCCAGCGCCAGCGCCACGGCTTTCCGCCGCGCTGGATCGCCCCGGCCACGCGCGAGGCGCTGGTGGACGAATACGTCAACGACACCCAGGCCCGCCTGCGGCTGCAGGCCGTGGAGCAGGAGCTGGAGCACAACACCTGGGAGCAGGACGCCACCGTCGAGGAGCGCCACCGCCGCATGGAGACCACCGTGCGCGAGCAGACCTTGAGCCTGTCGGACCACCAGGCCAAGAATGCCCAGGCCGGCACCGCCGTGCACAACGCGCGCGAGAGCTACATCGAGGTGCTGCGCAGCACCGTGCGCCGCTACCGCAAGAACATCCAGGAGCTGGGCGCCCTCGCCGGCGTGGAGGTGGCGGCCGACCTGCCGCTGCTGGAGAACGACGACACCGTGCTCGCGCAGGCGGGCCTCAAGGTGCACTTCGCGTTCGACGGCAAGGGCAGCATCGGCATGAACGACGGCGAGGCCTCGGGCGGCCAGCAGGTCATCAAGTCGCTCATCCTGCTGGTGGGCCTGCTCAAGGACGAGGAAAGCGGCTCGGGCGGCTTCGTGTTCATCGACGAGCCCTTCGCCCACCTGGACGTGCGCAACATCCAGCTGGTCGGCCACTTTCTGCGCTCCACCCAGGCGCAGTACGTGCTGACCACGCCCATCACCCACAACCTGGAAGTCTTCGAGCCCGCCGAGATCACCCTGGTGACCAGCAAGAAGCCCCAGGGCTCGCGCTGGGCCCCGCCCATCGCGGTGGCCAAGCGCCGCGGCGTGCCGGTGCTGGAGCCGGTGCCGGCGTAA
- a CDS encoding GGDEF domain-containing protein, giving the protein MPPRLARWRDRALFHAPSRALDRLLGTERRLRVRTAMAGLAGLLMLCCVAAMHIVARAGMADVRWVNGWTLFCVSGLIGVYALIRSGVSRRFRDPSLTLFQMLYAVACNAAAFVIAGPARGVTLPILAVILMFGIFGLSTRQMVGVLFYSLAAFGAGGVLAELRDDLYQGPAMATAYAIMILVVLLGSTFLTTRVQATRQQLRRQKHELAEALEHIRELATHDELTGLLNRRHMVELMRLEQRRTARSGHSLVLVQLDLDHFKAINDTHGHAAGDRALQAFARSVKASVRDSDVLSRWGGEEFVLMLCNTQPADASALLERVRCTVSALRLAHPGAEPIHLTVSIGLAQHVVGESIEQTLERADRALYAAKAQGRDQAVWAPLCEAVGEGAGTIPG; this is encoded by the coding sequence TTGCCGCCACGGCTTGCGAGATGGCGCGACCGCGCCCTGTTCCATGCCCCGTCCCGCGCGCTCGACCGGCTGCTGGGCACGGAGCGGCGCCTGCGCGTGCGCACCGCCATGGCGGGGTTGGCGGGGCTGCTCATGCTGTGCTGCGTGGCGGCGATGCACATCGTGGCGCGCGCGGGCATGGCGGATGTGCGGTGGGTCAACGGGTGGACGCTGTTTTGCGTCTCGGGGCTGATCGGCGTGTATGCGCTGATCCGCAGCGGGGTGTCGCGGCGCTTTCGAGATCCGTCGCTCACGCTGTTCCAGATGCTCTATGCCGTGGCCTGCAACGCGGCGGCCTTCGTGATCGCGGGGCCGGCGCGGGGGGTCACGCTGCCCATCCTGGCGGTGATCCTGATGTTCGGCATCTTCGGGCTGTCCACGCGGCAGATGGTGGGGGTGCTGTTCTATTCGCTGGCGGCGTTCGGGGCCGGGGGCGTGCTGGCGGAACTGCGCGACGACCTGTACCAGGGTCCGGCCATGGCGACGGCCTACGCGATCATGATTTTGGTGGTGCTGCTGGGCAGCACCTTCCTGACCACGCGGGTGCAGGCCACGCGCCAGCAACTGCGCCGGCAAAAGCACGAACTGGCCGAGGCGCTGGAGCACATCCGCGAGCTGGCCACGCACGATGAGCTGACCGGGCTGCTCAACCGCCGCCACATGGTCGAGCTGATGCGGCTGGAGCAGCGCCGCACGGCGCGCAGCGGGCATTCGCTGGTGCTGGTGCAACTGGACCTGGACCATTTCAAGGCCATCAACGACACCCACGGCCATGCGGCGGGCGACCGCGCGCTGCAGGCCTTCGCCCGCTCGGTGAAAGCCAGCGTGCGCGACTCCGACGTGCTGTCGCGCTGGGGCGGCGAGGAGTTCGTGCTGATGCTGTGCAACACCCAGCCGGCCGATGCCAGCGCGCTGCTGGAGCGGGTGCGCTGCACCGTCTCGGCGCTGCGGCTGGCGCACCCGGGTGCGGAGCCGATCCACCTGACCGTGTCCATCGGCCTGGCGCAGCACGTGGTGGGCGAGTCGATCGAGCAGACGCTGGAGCGGGCGGACCGCGCGCTCTACGCGGCCAAGGCGCAGGGGCGCGACCAGGCGGTGTGGGCACCCCTGTGCGAAGCGGTGGGCGAGGGCGCAGGTACGATCCCCGGATGA
- a CDS encoding SOS response-associated peptidase, whose translation MTTRYETLPLPETYREAFGVEPPEARGERYVKPRKPGFFIRAVAPPPGTPGVQEADAPPGDAPVAPDAHEEPGADAGTAPDTAGESPDAAPRLARELLHAQWGLVPHWVKSASDGRLRAPKLVNARSETVSTATPFREAWLKGQRCIVPMAAFFEDDWRSGKAVPTRIARVDGQPMGAAGLWARWTGPDGEELISYTVLTVNANSHALLHRYQPPGSEKRMPALLNEGAYGAWLSARPEKAREFMRQYPANWLLANPVESKADKGPPGFR comes from the coding sequence ATGACCACGCGCTACGAGACCCTGCCCCTGCCCGAAACCTACCGCGAAGCCTTCGGCGTGGAGCCGCCCGAGGCGCGCGGCGAACGCTACGTGAAGCCCCGCAAGCCCGGCTTTTTCATCCGCGCCGTGGCGCCGCCGCCGGGCACGCCCGGTGTGCAGGAGGCCGATGCCCCGCCCGGCGATGCCCCAGTGGCGCCCGATGCGCATGAAGAGCCCGGCGCCGATGCCGGCACGGCGCCCGATACCGCTGGCGAATCCCCCGATGCCGCGCCCCGGCTGGCCCGCGAACTGCTGCACGCCCAGTGGGGGCTGGTGCCGCACTGGGTGAAGTCCGCCTCCGACGGGCGGCTGCGCGCCCCCAAGCTGGTGAACGCGCGGTCGGAGACGGTCTCCACCGCCACGCCGTTTCGCGAGGCATGGCTCAAGGGCCAGCGCTGCATCGTGCCCATGGCGGCGTTTTTCGAGGACGACTGGCGCAGCGGCAAGGCCGTGCCCACGCGCATCGCTCGCGTCGATGGCCAGCCGATGGGCGCGGCGGGGCTGTGGGCCCGCTGGACCGGCCCCGATGGCGAAGAGCTGATCAGCTACACCGTGCTCACCGTGAACGCCAACAGCCATGCGCTGCTCCACCGCTACCAGCCGCCCGGCAGCGAAAAGCGCATGCCGGCCCTGCTCAACGAGGGGGCCTACGGCGCCTGGCTGTCGGCACGGCCCGAGAAGGCCCGGGAGTTCATGCGCCAGTACCCGGCCAACTGGCTGCTGGCCAACCCGGTGGAAAGCAAGGCCGATAAGGGGCCTCCCGGCTTCCGGTGA
- a CDS encoding alpha/beta hydrolase codes for MVDPDAPSTLSPFTAADGENLAVQDWPLPHAHARATVLLVHGLGEHVGRYDQLARRLNAWGFAVRGYDQYGHGESGGLRGALTPRNRLMVDLADIIDATRARMPPGQPLVLLGHSLGGLVAASFVAQALRPVEALVLSSPALDPGLNWTQRFLVATLPRLLPNLRLGTGIDAAHLSHDPAVVAAYRADPRCHDRVGSGLARFIAYGGPAVVAHAAQWRVPTLLMWAGADRLVKPTGSRAFANAAPAGVVQAQEFASAYHELFNESPEHAAPVFAALRQWLDARCPRPMGTEPKMAPAQ; via the coding sequence ATGGTCGATCCCGACGCTCCGTCCACCCTCAGCCCCTTCACCGCCGCCGACGGCGAAAACCTCGCCGTGCAGGACTGGCCCCTGCCCCACGCCCACGCGCGCGCCACGGTGCTGCTGGTGCACGGCCTGGGCGAGCACGTGGGCCGCTACGACCAGCTTGCCCGGCGGCTGAACGCCTGGGGCTTCGCCGTGCGCGGCTACGACCAGTACGGCCATGGCGAGTCGGGCGGGCTGCGCGGCGCCCTCACGCCCCGCAACCGGCTGATGGTGGACCTGGCCGACATCATCGACGCGACCCGCGCCCGCATGCCGCCCGGCCAGCCGCTGGTGCTGCTGGGCCACAGCCTGGGCGGGCTGGTCGCCGCCAGCTTCGTGGCGCAGGCGCTGCGCCCCGTGGAGGCGCTGGTGCTTTCCTCCCCCGCGCTGGACCCGGGCCTGAACTGGACGCAGAGGTTCCTGGTGGCCACCCTGCCCCGCCTGCTGCCCAACCTGCGCCTGGGCACGGGGATCGACGCCGCCCACCTCTCGCACGACCCCGCCGTCGTCGCGGCCTACCGCGCCGACCCCCGGTGCCACGACCGCGTCGGCTCCGGGCTGGCGCGCTTCATCGCCTACGGCGGCCCGGCCGTCGTGGCCCATGCCGCGCAATGGCGCGTGCCCACGCTGCTGATGTGGGCGGGCGCCGACCGGCTGGTGAAACCCACCGGCAGCCGGGCCTTCGCCAACGCGGCGCCGGCGGGCGTGGTGCAGGCGCAGGAATTCGCATCGGCGTACCACGAGCTGTTCAATGAATCCCCCGAACACGCCGCGCCGGTGTTCGCCGCGCTGCGGCAGTGGCTGGATGCCCGCTGCCCTCGCCCGATGGGCACTGAGCCAAAAATGGCTCCAGCGCAATAA